GCCCGTTTCAGCTCGACAGACATTTGCGCATTGGCGGGGATGAAGAAACCGAGAATTGTTGCATCGTCGCTGGGTCGGAAGGCTGATCGAACCAGGCCTGTCCCCCAGTTTAGAGGATTACCAACACCCTTTAGGTTGAGTGTTTCAGTTCCAATGTCAGTGCGCCGCGAGAATGTGTACTCGTTGCGTTGAAACTCGCCAGTCTTTGGGTCGAAGGTCGACTTCGATTGCTCAGTCAGCACGTTCATGAGGGTTTCAACAGCGCGGTACCATCTCTTGGTTAGAAACTCGGTCGAGCCTGTATGATCGTGGAAATCATTGCCAAGAGCGAGGAAATGTGCCAGAGAATCTAGCTCATACTTGCACTCGAATACTGCTTGCGGCTCATATGCCGGATGTACGTTGTCTTCTTGCCCATTAGACGAGAGAGGTAAGTCGCTGATAGGTGGAGGTTGAAATGCGTTACAGTATGGGGACTCAATCACATACTCGGCCTGAGTATTGATGGCACCGAGCAATAATGTGTGAATGGCTGGATCTTTCTTCGCAAGCGGCTGGTAGGGGCGCAACTGGTTTGTTGAGTCGCGTAACCATTCCGCGATAATGTCACCCGTTATGATGAAGGACTGTGGTCCCTGCCAAGCTCCCTCATCATGGAAGCCCCCAAAGCTTCCCATGCGGAAGAACCCTgtatcttcttttcctttggTGTGGAACTTGACGGTTGTATCGGTCGTCGAAGGGAATGCGTTCTCGAAGAGTCGTGCTAGATCGGGGTCTTTCATACGCGACGTCACATCTTCAATGACCTTTTCGATAGCGTCTGATTGAAATGTCCGGCATTTCGTGCTTGGTCTTTGGTAGGGGAGCTCTCGAGGGCCAGTACTGAAAGGCCGGCTATGCAAAAGTGATGTCAGAAGGGTTCAGGATGTTGCACAGCAGGGATAACCTACTGAGGATATGCTGCATATCGTGTATAGTCGGGACATATGCGATGGTAGCCGCCAAGAGGTGTCTGTTCGTCATCTGGACTGGCGCTGGCAAGGGTCGCGCtcaagccaagcaagcttgATGCCAATATGCGAAGTGACATGATGGGAGGCTAACTAGAAGGTATGCTGTTGACTTAGGGATGGCAATATTGGGATATAAACATAGCAATTTCTTGGAACTTAGGTCGGCGTGAATTAGACGTCGAAGGTCAAAAGTCAACACGAGAATGGAAGTTGTCAGAGTTGTGGTGTTACAGCTGTCGCATTATTATCCCTCCGAATACGTAGGGCGAGACAAGCTCGGCCAGAGCTCCAGCGCGGGGCTCATCAGCCAAACCATAAGGTAGCGTGCGTGCATCATGGCTTGTGCAGCCAGCCGATATATATGATTTTGATGGAACATGGGTATCATTTAAAGCTATCTATACATACATCGCTTGCTATCTCTACTTCATGTCTATAATTACCAACCCCATGTCCGGCTTGAAGCTGTGAACACTGGGGGCTTCCATTGAATCTTGGTTGGATCCACTGTTCgtttcctcttcaacttggTCTTCTCCCGTTGCTGGATCAACTTCTCAGGAATCACAATCTTGTGGTCGCTCTTGTGGTATACCTGCATCCTGAGAGCTTGCAGGGTATGCTCTACGTCCTGTGTTGTCATAGCCAGCGCTGTTGATATCGCCTCGATCGTGACCTTCTCCTCACGCTCGTTGTATCCCATAAGTAGCTCCAGAATGTTCTCTGACCAATACTGTCGGTAACTCAGCAGACCCAAATCCGACAATGGCTTTTCTGGAGACCCGAGCTTTCCTTCAATGCGAGAAAGCTCATACGAGAACTGAATCAGAAGTCGACCATAGCCTTTGCGTTGGTATTGCGGCATGGTTAGAATACATGCAACATTGTATCCGTCCGCACTCTCTTTTTCCTTAGAGAAATATCCTACCAAGTGACACCCCTTTTCGGTTCGCACAGTCATGACATAGAACAGGAAGGGATCCACGTCATAGTATAGTGTCTTGTGGTCAAGAAACATCTTGGACAGCAAACAGAGGTTGCGGCACCACGTTCGTTGTCGCCGACCATCGATTTCAAAGAATGATATATCCTCGTTCCGGTAAAGCTCGTTTCCAGGTGGATGTTGTAGGGTGCACTTTCGTCGATGTCGCGTAAAGGCCTTCTCATCTCCATAGTAACTTAAACAGAATTCGCAAATGAAAATCACATCCTCCTGACTGAAGATTTCGGGATAAGGTGAAAAGTACCAGGGGTAAAGGTCGAAACGCCCAAATTGTACCTTGGAGATATTTCGAATTCGAGATACTTCGGTCGGGTTCTGTGTCATCGAGCCGGATGTGCggagcttctcgatctcgactTCACGGCTGAATTCTGCTGGTTCCCTTTTGActtcagcttccttctcatctACATCCATGTCGTCGCCTCCAACAGGTGTTGCACCATCAACACTGGCGCGAGCTTGGCTTTCACCATCGGGCCCGATCGAGGCAGACTTCTGACGATTTTGGGATTCTACGAAGTCGAGACGGACGTCAGCATTGAAATCGAGTCACAGGAATTGAGATACCTACCAGTCCATGGATGTGGGGTATTTGCCTCTGAAGCAACCGACTGCTCCCGCTTCCCAGGCCTCTTTTGTGACTTCTTAGAAGGTTGTGTCTTCTTGGATTGTGCGGCGGGCGCTTTCTTCGTTTTGGGGTCTTTGGGCTTGTCCTTTTCCGGGTTTGGCCATTCGACCTCTCGAGTAAAGTCCAGCCTAACCACAGGAACCCATTCATCTAATCGTTTATTGAAGTTATCGAAATTGCAATAGAATTGCTTGCCGCTTTTTGTCGTCTTGATACTAAGGATTTCGGCGCGTCGTGGTTGACCTTCCTTTTCGACCCAGGCAATACAACCTGTTGTTATTGTCTCTGGGGTCGCAAGGCTTTTTAGTCGCGGCTCGCCTGAGCCGACGGTGGGCTCGCCGCTAGGTGTGCCACCGGCCATGATGGAAACAGGATGGTTGGATAATATTTGATGATTGTCGCGTTAATGGACTCGTATCGCAAGATAGAAAAGCGAAGGAAATAATCTTGGAGGGGCATGGCAGAAAATGGGTTGGAGTTCTTATCAGTAAGGCGGTGAGAGCGATGCCTATCTATCCTTTCTTAAATGCATAAACTCTGTTAGACTCATAACTCGGAAAGCCGCCCGCTCCATCTGGTGCTCTTTTTACGACTTGTACAAACAGTTCAATTTTTCTTCTAGAAATTCTATGTTGAGTGTTATCTTCttttgagaagatggcggcgCTTTCTTCCAACTGGAAGAAGCTCCAGGCGAAACTCAAGGAAGAGTCTGCATCAAAGCCATCTCTCAAGCGCAAATCAGAGACCTTACCAACGAATCCACCAGCTAAAAAGTCCAAGGTGCAAAAGTCGCCCCCAAAACCGCTTAGAAGACCAACAAAAGCAGCTCAAACAACAGCCAAAAAGCCAATGGGTGGTGTTCACAGTTCGAAAATTGAGGAGTCAGTATCTGGGACCTCAGCATCTCTTGCACTATGGGCCGAAGACCATGATGTGTCTGCAGAAGCCCTAGCAGAGGCATACTGTCTGGGCGCAAAGGACAATTCGATGATGCTCGCCTCAGCAAAGGACAAAATCAACCATGGAATCACAGAAGGGATTGAGATTGGAAAATACATCGCTATCGATTGCGAAATGGTTGGCGTGGGGCCAGGTGGTCATGAATCAGCTCTCGCTCGCGTGAGCATCGTCGATTTTCACGGTGTGCAGATTTACGACTCTTATGTGAAGCCTAAGGAGAAGGTCACAAACTGGAGGACAGCGGTCAGTGGAATTGAccaaaagaagatgagatttgCAAGGGAATTCgaagaagttcaagcagACATCGACAAGCTTCTCCAAGGCCGAATATTGATTGGACATGATCTCAAGCATGATCTAGACGCCCTCATTCTCAGCCACCCCGGAAAAGACATCCGCGATACCGCCAAATTCCCAGGGTTCAAGAAATatggaaatggaagaaaGCCAGCCCTGCGGGTTCTCGCTCAAAAGATCCTGGGCGTTGAGATACAGGGAGGCGCACATTCTAGTATTGAGGATGCGCGAGCAACTATGTTGCTTTTTCGCAAGCACAAGCAGGCGTTTGACGTTGACCATGCAAATCGATATGCGCCGAAACCAGCATCAGGCGGCCAGAAAGGCGTCAAATcgaaaaagaagagcaaatGATGGAGTGGCATAAACAAGTACATCCCCACAAAGTTTAAGATACCCATAGAGCAAGAAGTATTATTTATCGGATAACCGTGGTTTATCGAAGTACGCCCTGATTTTCAGAGGTAGGGAAGTATCCTACCAACCATTGACCTTGGCATTCTGAGATTAATTTGTACAGAAGAAGCCCAATTTGGTCGTAATTTCTCACCAGGTTAAACTAGCTGAAGTGAGACCAGAGTTCCAATTCATAAGGCAACTTGAGTTCATGTTATAAGAGAGGTGCTAATATGTTCCCTACCGACACACTAGACCCCATTTTGACTAATTGCGTgtgagataagataagccTGTCACCCTCGGAGCTCTTTACGCGTCTCGACGTGTCTCCTTCTCTTGACAACGAACAAATCAACCCTACCACAATGTCGCAACCAATACTCTTATTAACACCCGACGAGAACAAATCTAAAGCTGTGGCGAATCTTTTGCCATGCCGTATACACCATGATGGGCCAATTGACCAGGCATCGACATTTTGGACCCCTACTACCACCGATGGTTTGTGTCCCTGGATACGAATCCCGTTGCCATGAGCTTACTGATAGTCTGAGAAGAGGGCACAAAGCTAGCATATTTCCGAGGCAGAAAACTTCAAGGGAAGGTGGTCAAAATGCCAGAACAATGCCGAGGTGTTGTTGTCGAAAGAGCTCCCGAAAAGTACCCCAAAAGTACCAACGAGGACGTGATAGAGGATCTCGATGCCGATCAAGAGCCAGAACAAATAGGAAGCATGAAGATAACTGCAGAGTTTGACGAGATTGTCGTTTGGGGACATGAGACTGTGGCAGATGCCAGTGCAGATCCTTATGTTCGTAGTATGGAGGAGTGGCTTCAGATGGCTGACCGGGTATGGCTCGATATTGACTGGGCAAGAATCTGTTGCTAACTTCTATAGATTCACTCTTACTCACCCTCTGCAGATACGGCACAAAAATAATGTGGGCGACAGTGACCAAGCGTCGACCTGCTCCGCCCACCACAAGCTGTTTGTTGACATCGTGAGATATCAAAGTCGTCACCTCGAACTGACCAAATTCTCCAATATTATACCCGAGCAATACTCATAGCACTCAAGACTACTTTAAGATATTGTCCTACACCTGTTCATGTCGTTGTTGAAAACTCAAGTATAGACCTCATGCAATTGGGAACAAATCGTTTTAAAACAAGGCCTAGGAGCACATGtctttttatagctaaagtCTTGTGTCTAATACCTCTAACCCAGATGGGGTATCCTTCTGTATGCTAAATAAATAGCAAGTAAGTCTATGATTCTAGTAATACAGGTTTTCTTTTGCAAAGTCTGAACTCGCTAGCCTCTGACTCTTCCTCATATGCATCTGGTTAAATGAGCGCTACCCCTAGTTCAACGGCGCGATATGTCCATTCAGGTACTGCCAATGAAGACCGGCGTCAATCTTTCTGGTTTCTTTGAGTCTGCGCACTACGGCGGCTGAGCACTCCATATACCACGCGGATGGCTTCCTTCCAAGAGCGCGTTCTCTCTGGACAATCTCTCCTCGACTGTTAGTATATGGAAAATACCTTGTGTAGTTCCTAGGATCAACATGAGTATAGAGGCGCCTTTGGGCCGAAGTGTTTCTCAACCGCCTGCTCTCGGGGGGGTATCCTTCGGGCAGGGCTTTGGCATTGATTTGCTTGTCCTTGTGATCCTCGTTCCATTCGTGTATCATTACATCAAAGTCTCGAAAGTCCTTATAGCAGGTGACGAAGAGCTCAAACTCTATCTTCGATCTGCAACGTTGTGTGAGATGTGGATTCCACTCTGGGTTGCTGGCAAAATGAGGAAACGTGGTGGATGTGCTGAAATTGAACAGCTTACCATTGATGATCTGCCGGTATGCAATATCTAGGTCCGTAATTCCAAGTTGCTGTACGTATTTGATGTCTCTGAGGATCCTTTTGGCGCCTTTGTGATCCAAGTCTTTGCTCACTCCAAACTCCTTAACGATCCCTCGAAGTGGTGGGAGGCTACCATCGCTGCGACGAAAACGAGACCTCATATCTCGAAGGTGAGGATCATTGTaatattcttcatcatcatcatcattataGCCATCGTAGGTGAAGCTGAGTTTGTGGGCGGGGAGATGGGCGAACTGATTCATCATGGTGTTTTCGTGTGCATCATCCAGCAGAATATAGCCGAAACATTTGACTGCTAGTTCTTCGTGACCGGCCTCTTGGAGTCGGCCAAATGCACGGCATTCGCAGGTGAAAGACTCAGAATAAGGGTAAAAGGCTCCGAGTGCATCTGGGTCATCCCAGTTGTCCTCGTGCGCTGGTGAGACCCAGCTTTCGTCGCTCGGGAACCTGAACTACTCCTTGTTAGTCTTTGGTTGTACTTTGTCCAATTCAATTGACACTTGCAAGTTTCAGAGCATAAATTTGACCCTTGATCCTCACTTTGAACACAATAGAATGTGTTCCTTATCCTAGATGGTCCAAGAACTCGATCTGCTTGGGGCCCTGGAAGTCGAAGGCCTTTATCTTGGGGCCATTGCCCTACGGAAGCGGAACTAAGTCTGCAACTGACTGTGGCCTCTCGGGATACATTATTTCTTACTAATGAGAGCAATTTGGTATGTTGAATAGGCAATAACTGAAAATGATCGCACTGCTAGTGTTGGGTTAGGATTCAGTAGAAATCTACGGCTTGTCGCCTGGCCTTATAAGCTCGTTCAGTTCCATGAGCTGTTATGTGCCTACAATGTTCATTCAACCCTTTCATGGGGCATGATTTCAAGTGTTCAGTCTGTAAACATGCCTTGGGCTG
This genomic stretch from Fusarium fujikuroi IMI 58289 draft genome, chromosome FFUJ_chr09 harbors:
- a CDS encoding related to 3`-5` exonuclease, with the protein product MAALSSNWKKLQAKLKEESASKPSLKRKSETLPTNPPAKKSKVQKSPPKPLRRPTKAAQTTAKKPMGGVHSSKIEESVSGTSASLALWAEDHDVSAEALAEAYCLGAKDNSMMLASAKDKINHGITEGIEIGKYIAIDCEMVGVGPGGHESALARVSIVDFHGVQIYDSYVKPKEKVTNWRTAVSGIDQKKMRFAREFEEVQADIDKLLQGRILIGHDLKHDLDALILSHPGKDIRDTAKFPGFKKYGNGRKPALRVLAQKILGVEIQGGAHSSIEDARATMLLFRKHKQAFDVDHANRYAPKPASGGQKGVKSKKKSK
- a CDS encoding probable histone acetyltransferase, whose translation is MAGGTPSGEPTVGSGEPRLKSLATPETITTGCIAWVEKEGQPRRAEILSIKTTKSGKQFYCNFDNFNKRLDEWVPVVRLDFTREVEWPNPEKDKPKDPKTKKAPAAQSKKTQPSKKSQKRPGKREQSVASEANTPHPWTESQNRQKSASIGPDGESQARASVDGATPVGGDDMDVDEKEAEVKREPAEFSREVEIEKLRTSGSMTQNPTEVSRIRNISKVQFGRFDLYPWYFSPYPEIFSQEDVIFICEFCLSYYGDEKAFTRHRRKCTLQHPPGNELYRNEDISFFEIDGRRQRTWCRNLCLLSKMFLDHKTLYYDVDPFLFYVMTVRTEKGCHLVGYFSKEKESADGYNVACILTMPQYQRKGYGRLLIQFSYELSRIEGKLGSPEKPLSDLGLLSYRQYWSENILELLMGYNEREEKVTIEAISTALAMTTQDVEHTLQALRMQVYHKSDHKIVIPEKLIQQREKTKLKRKRTVDPTKIQWKPPVFTASSRTWGW